One Candidatus Latescibacter sp. DNA window includes the following coding sequences:
- a CDS encoding SAM-dependent chlorinase/fluorinase, which translates to MEMSGLITLTTDFGTRDPYAGIMKGTILTANPQARIIDITHEILKHDITNASFTLGQAYEHFPQGTVHVGVVDPEVGEARKNIAILTEHYIFVGPDNGIFTMVLSREKALDIREIKNPPFVLDKISNTFHGRDVFSPCSAYLSAGRNFSEVGPEMKNMRHLKYPKVSQGGNNLKGEVVAIDSFGNMITNISEHTLRSFMGKKKVEIYFATERFTSIMHYYNDVPPKTVLVLIGSSGYLEISMNGESAEDYFMTSVGSPVTIRKY; encoded by the coding sequence ATGGAAATGAGCGGACTGATCACCCTTACAACCGATTTCGGAACCCGGGACCCTTATGCCGGCATCATGAAAGGCACGATACTGACGGCCAATCCACAGGCCAGGATCATAGATATTACCCATGAAATCCTCAAGCACGATATCACCAACGCTTCGTTCACCCTGGGACAGGCATATGAACACTTTCCCCAGGGCACAGTGCATGTCGGAGTCGTTGATCCCGAGGTCGGCGAAGCACGGAAAAATATCGCCATATTGACCGAACATTATATCTTTGTGGGTCCTGATAATGGCATTTTCACCATGGTGTTGTCCAGAGAAAAAGCGCTCGACATTCGTGAAATCAAAAATCCTCCCTTTGTGCTGGATAAAATTTCGAACACCTTTCATGGCCGTGATGTGTTCTCCCCTTGCTCCGCCTATCTCTCGGCGGGGAGGAATTTTTCCGAGGTCGGACCGGAGATGAAAAACATGAGGCATCTCAAATATCCCAAAGTGAGCCAGGGCGGTAATAATCTCAAAGGGGAAGTCGTGGCCATCGATTCATTCGGAAACATGATCACCAATATTTCCGAGCATACTTTGCGGTCTTTCATGGGGAAGAAAAAAGTTGAAATTTACTTCGCTACAGAACGGTTCACCTCAATCATGCATTACTACAACGATGTGCCTCCCAAAACTGTGCTGGTGCTTATCGGATCTTCCGGATACCTTGAAATATCCATGAACGGGGAAAGCGCTGAAGACTACTTCATGACCTCTGTCGGAAGCCCGGTTACGATAAGGAAATACT